Genomic DNA from Niabella ginsenosidivorans:
CAAAACCGGCCTGTAATGCCAGTTTTACTTCGTTAATAGAGCTACAGTCTACATTAGCGCCCAGCTTTTTTATAAAGCGAAGCACGCTCAGGTTGGTCAGTGCCTTTGCTGCATAAAATATTTTAACGCGTTCAGAGCCAAATGCCCCCCTTAATTTATGATACTGCTGTTCAATTTTATCTGCATTATACACGTATACCGGGGTGCCAAACTCTCTGGCAACCTGTATCAATTCTTCGTTTGTTAGTTGTTCGCTCATCTTTTGTCCATAAAAAAAGCAGTAAGGGAACTACTGCTCTATAAAAATAAAATTTCTATTTTAAACGGCAGCCGGTCATGCTTCATCAGGCTTTTCAGCATCTCCTTTCTTCTCTTCATCGTTCTTATGCCCCGCATCTTTATCATTGTCCGGCTCATCCTTTCCTGCTGAAGCATCTGCGCTGTCTGTACCTGCTTCCCCCGGGGCCATTGTTTCCGGGTCTATTCCATCCTCTTCATCTGCGGCTGGTTCGTCAATTTCAGCAATAAGGTCTTCCTGCAACAGGTCTTCTTCTTTAATGACCGTTTCATCAATTACCTCTTCCTCAATAATTATTTCGGTTTCCGCTTCCTGCTGCCCTTCGGTTTCAATGAGTTCACCATTTTCTGCCACAGCCAAAGGATTGCCTTCCCCTTCAGTTGTCCTGCCGTCAGCGTCCAATGGCGCATCGCCGGCTTCATTTACAGGGGTTGGTAATACCTCCTGGTCTGCCAGCACTTCTTTTATCTTTGGCAATTCTTCGGCCGAATTGATCCCAAAATAATCCATGAAATTTTTGGAAGTGGAATAGACCAATGGGTGGCCTGGTAATTTTTCATTGCGGCCGCTGATGATCACCAGCTCTTTTTCCAGTAATTTCTGAATGGCATAATCAGCGCTTACACCCCGTATGGCTTCAATTTCTCCTTTGGTTACGGGCTGTTTGTAAGCAATGATAGAAAGTGTTTCTAAAGCTGCCGGCGATAAACGTTTCATAAATTTATCACCATTAATCTGTGCTACAGTTTTATGATAGGCTTTCTTTGTTAAGAACTGCCATCCCCCACCGCTCTCACGTACTTCAAACGGGTAAAATTCCGAGCTGTATTTTTCAACGATACCGCTTATGGAAGCTTCCACCTGGTCCAGTGTGATCTTGTCCTCCATAAAACCGAAGGCTTCATTGATCAGATCTGTTACCTCCAGCAGTGTCAGCGGTTTATCGCTTGCAAAAATCAATGCTTCAATATGGGGAATCAATCCGGTTATTTCCATTAGAAAAATTTGAGGGCTGAAGTTACACATCAAACAAGAAAACCCAAAACCTTAATTATCCCTGTAATGCGGCAGCGCCACTTACAATTTCCGTCAGCTCTGTTGTAATAGCTGCCTGGCGGGCCCTGTTATAGGACAGTTTCAGGTTACGCAGCATTTCATTTGCGTTTTCAGATGCCTTATCCATTGAGGTCATACGGGCCCCATGTTCAGATGCGTTGGAATCCAATACGGCTTTGAACAACTGTGTATTCAATATTTTAGGCATTAATTCTGCAATCAGTTCGCCTTTGTCCGGGTCAAAAATAAAATCAGCTTTTGCGGTTCCTTCTTTCTTTTCCACTTTGGGAATCGGCAGGAACTGTTCTGCAGTGAACAGCTGTGTTGCCGCATTTTTAAACTGGCTGTATACTATTTCTACTGCGTCGAAACGTTTTTCCTCGTAAGCCCGCATGGCCTCCTGC
This window encodes:
- the scpB gene encoding SMC-Scp complex subunit ScpB, which codes for MEITGLIPHIEALIFASDKPLTLLEVTDLINEAFGFMEDKITLDQVEASISGIVEKYSSEFYPFEVRESGGGWQFLTKKAYHKTVAQINGDKFMKRLSPAALETLSIIAYKQPVTKGEIEAIRGVSADYAIQKLLEKELVIISGRNEKLPGHPLVYSTSKNFMDYFGINSAEELPKIKEVLADQEVLPTPVNEAGDAPLDADGRTTEGEGNPLAVAENGELIETEGQQEAETEIIIEEEVIDETVIKEEDLLQEDLIAEIDEPAADEEDGIDPETMAPGEAGTDSADASAGKDEPDNDKDAGHKNDEEKKGDAEKPDEA